tctcccactgataacttccttgcttacctttgttgcgattgtcattcgtctatagctttagattcttagttaattttagttagaaatcatataaacctcaattgttgattctcttgGATTGtgatcaagctagaaactacaagaatactatttaaatccaatctatgtggatacgatattatactatactatatttgattagcgagcataatttaagtgtgtgtttcgagctcgtaaAATTTGTAGTGCTAAATCAGgaattattctttttatttttctcttgttACATTTGGTGTTGTTGATTGTGCACAGGTTACAggtttagattggtgcatgactcgaaccTTTGCGAATGAAGTGCTACCATGCATGCCAGAAATtgaaaaacaactgcgacagctaacgaaggaaagaaatctcatcGAGACATTAGAAACGGTTGGGCagtcctcaaccaaagaaactatgggtggaaacggtgatgataatgtggatttggctgcaagagaggcaaccCTACAACGAGAACAAGCTGtacgggatgctgaggaagcagctattaTAGATGCACATATTAtatatgaagaagagaggggtcagagaattgctcaaaatcaatcCTTGGTTGTAAATCAGTTCGGAAATATAGTTCCCGggcctgggagaccacttggtgattatgctagactggTCTACAATAGAggattatcaagtgtgagaccacctccaattgcagctaactatttcgagttgaagcaagggttgcttcaaactttTCAGAACTACTGTAtcttcagagggaagccaaacgaagatccaaatacacatctgatggacttcgaggagattatgaacacctttcaatccAATGATGTGTCGCAAGATGCAATGTGCTTAAGGCATAACCCTTCACACTCAAATATGATGCAAAGTAGTGGATTCAAAGCTTGCCCACGGGATCGATTAAaatatgggaggagatgaccagaaaattccttgataaatatttctcctcagctaagacgggcaagtttagaagagaaatccataattTCTGCAAAAAAGATACGAAAattgtttttgaagcatgggagaggtttaaaaagatagttcgaaagtgtcaacatagcggaattgaactttgGATGCAACTCTAGGATTATTGGGATAGATTGACACCgacctcacgtagaacattgagcaatttagctggaggcccattgatgaagaagactctagaggaaatagttacaattcttgatgagttatctagAGATGCTTATCAATGGCCCTCTGAGactgctgaaagaagaagatcaactggtgttcactaGGTTAATGCTAATACATTTGTGCAGGTACAGCTggatgctatggctaaagaaatacgaaagctgactttagcctcgatacaaaatgagcctcaTGCAGTTTGTGATATATATGAAaaaggacaccctactcatgagtgtcaagcctcaactgaggaagtgaatgttgtgggaaactataatttcaatgcaatgggtcagaggaaccttgatttttcatggagttcacctggaggtACTGCTAATgcttggcaacaaaataactctataccctagggacaaggagctccagcataCCAAAATTTGCAGAGGAAGTAATTTCGGCCTCAACAGCCCATTCAGACCGAtctagaagatctcatgaaggctttcattatcaagacagatgagaggctgGATGCCCATGGAGAAACTACCAAAGAACTAGGCACTGGTTTACGAAacctggagagacaagtgggacagaatctaacaatattatctgagagggttcCAGGCAATCTCCCCGCTGACactgaaaagaatcccaaagaaCTAGTGAATGTTGCAACCTTGAAgggtgggcaagtgttgaaaaatcccaccccgatccaaaatgatgtgaaacttgaaaaagaaagtggggagcagctgaagactgatgttgataaaaataagaaaggcCCGATAAAAACTGATAAGAATAAGAAGAACGAAGaatcgagaagggaggaacctaAGGAGAGCCAGTATATGACTATCTTACCCTTCCCTCAAAAGCAAAGTAAAGAAAATCTAGACAAGCAGTTTgggagatttctggatgtgctgaaacacgttcatgtaaatttgccattcacaaaagtgctttcacaaatgcctgcttatgccaaattcttgaaggagatccttacaaagaagagaaaaatagagGAGACCTCGGTGgtgaagctcacagagcattgcagcgtgatattgcaaaacaaactcccataaaagtgtggagatccagggagttttactatactttgctctttaggctctattaattttgataagtctctaTATGATTCTGGTGCCTTT
The DNA window shown above is from Nicotiana tomentosiformis chromosome 8, ASM39032v3, whole genome shotgun sequence and carries:
- the LOC138897355 gene encoding uncharacterized protein; protein product: MKAFIIKTDERLDAHGETTKELGTGLRNLERQVGQNLTILSERVPGNLPADTEKNPKELVNVATLKGGQVLKNPTPIQNDVKLEKESGEQLKTDVDKNKKGPIKTDKNKKNEESRREEPKESQYMTILPFPQKQSKENLDKQFGRFLDVLKHVHVNLPFTKVLSQMPAYAKFLKEILTKKRKIEETSVVKLTEHCSVILQNKLP